The nucleotide window CGTCGCCGCGACGATGAGGACGACACGACCCCCCGAGGTTCCAGCGCCTGGCCTCCGCTCTCTCATCATGGGCCTCCCGCTACCAGCCGTTTCGGAAGAGGGCGAGCAGAATCGGGATCAGCGTCAGCACGCACGCGACATAGCCGATCACGAAGGCGATCAGGTCGTCCCGAGCGGACCCCGATCCGACCGGCTGGCTCCGCGCCTCGGCGCGGGGCGCCGGCGGGCTCCACGTGCGGGGATCGAACCCTCGATCCTTCCAGGGACCTCCCATCACCCGTCCCTCCTTCCGCTGTTGTGTGAGGCCCGACCGGGCCGCGACACGCGAATAACGATGAGCAATGGCAATGCCACAGGGGAAAGGCTGTAGGAACAGGGACTTAGCATCCGGATCTTCATCGGGGGCTGGTGGTGGTGGCGGAATTTTCGGCAGTATTCGGCGGCGGCCGAGCCGGGGTAAGATACCGCCAACCCCATGAATCCCTTGCCGGAGCTGATCGGGGAGAGTCCGGGCATCCAGGCCGTCCGCCAGACGATCGGCCGGCTGCTCCAGCGTCACTCCGACGCCCGCCGTGTTCCTCCCATCCTCATCCAGGGGGAGACCGGCACCGGAAAGGGACTGCTCGCCCGGGCCATCCACGAGACCGGGCCTCGCAAGAGTGGCCCGTTCGTCGACGTCAACTGCGCGGCCATCCCCGAGACGCTCCTCGAGGCCGAGCTCTTCGGGTTCGAGCGCGGCGCGTTCACCGACGCCCGGAACGCGAAGCCCGGCCTGTTCCAGACCGCCCACCACGGGACCCTGTTCCTCGACGAGATCGGGCTCTTGCCGGAGGGCCTTCAGAGCAAGCTCCTGACCGTGATCGAGGAGCGCGCGGTGCGCCGGCTGGGCAGCACCCGGAACGAGCCGGTGGACGTCTGGATCATCACCGCGAGCAACGAGGACCTGGCCGTCGCCATCCAACGCGGACGGTTCCGCGAAGACCTCTACCACCGTCTCGCCGTCCTCACCCTGTGGCTTCCGCCGCTCCGCGACCGCAGCGAGGACATCCTGCGCCTCGCCGAGCACTTCCTCGCCCGGGCCTGCGCGGACTACGGCCTCCCGCCGAAAGCGCTGGACGCGGACGCCCGCACCCGGCTCCTCACCTACCGGTGGCCCGGGAACGTCCGGGAGCTCGCCAACACCATGGAGCGCGTCGCGCTTCTCAGCGAGGCCCGCCTGGTGACGGCAGAGACGCTGGGGCTGCCGGAGACGTCCGCCGTCGAGCCGCCCCGACCGGCGAGGACTCCGACCACCCAGGCGGCGGACATCGTCGAACGGATGGAGCGAGAGCGCGACGAGCTCCTCGCCGCGCTCGTGGAGACCAACTGGAACGTGTCGCGGGCCGCCGCCCGCCTGAGCGTCCCCCGGAATACGGTCCGCTACCGGATCGAGAAGTACGGGCTGCGCCCCGGCGCGGCCCCGGCGGCCCCGCGCCGGCGTCCGGTCGCGCCGGTGCCGTCCCCGCCCTCCCCGGTGGCCCCGGCGGTGACGGCGCCGTCGGCCGCCGCCCCGCCGGCGCCCGCGCCCGCCGGCGTGCGGTGGGAGCGGCGCCGCCTCGCGCTGCTCCGCGCCGGCCTGGACGTGCCGCCCGACACGGACCTTCTGCCCGACGCCACCCGCACGCTCGAGGCCCTGGTGGAGAAGATCGAGAGCTTCGGGGGACGAGTCGAGGAGCTGGCCCCGACGGGGATCGTCGCCGCGTTCGGGCTCGAACCCGTCGAGGACGCCCCGGCGCGCGCCGCCCACGCCGCGATGGCGATGCAGAAGGTCGCCGAGCGGACCCGGCGGGGCGCGGCCGAGCGCGGCGCGCTCCGTCTCGGCATCCACGCCGGGTGGTTCCTGATCGGCCAGGCGGCCGGCGCCGCCGAAATCGACCTGGACGCCAAGCGTGACGCGTGGGCCGTGCTCCAGGCCCTGGTGGCCGCGGCGCCGGCAGACGGCGTGCTGGTCAGCGGCGCCGCCGCCTCGTTCCTCGAGCGACGGTTCGGTCTGGTGCCGATCGGCGCGGTGGCGGGGGCCCAGGAGCCGGCGTTCCGGCTGGCCGGTCTCGAGCGCACGGAGTTCAAGCCGGGCGGATGGAGCACGCGGTTCGTCGGACGGCGTCACGATCTGGAGCTCCTCGAGAACCGGCTGGCTTCCGTGCTGGCCGGCCACGGCCAGGTCGTCGGCATCGCCGGTGAGGCCGGGATCGGCAAGTCGCGACTCCTCTTCGAATTCCGCCAAGGGCTCGCGGGCGCCGACATCCGGTACCTCGAAGGCCAGTGCCACTCCTACGGGAGCACCATCCCGTACCTGCCCGCGCTCGACGTCGTGCGGAGCGCCTGCGGGATCACCGAGGCCGACACCCCCGAGGCCATCGTCGAGAAGGCCCGGTCGGGCATCCATGATCTCGGCCTGGATCCCGAGGAGTCCGCCCCCTACCTTCTCCGGCTCCTGGGGGTGAAGGAGGGAACCGATCGTCTGGAGGTGTTCAGCCCGGAGGCGGTCAAGGCCCGGACCTTCGAGACGCTGCGCCACATGTGCCTCAGCGAGAGCCGCCGCCGGCCTCTCGTCCTCACGATCGAGAATCTCCACTGGATCGACACGACCTCGGAAGAGCTCATCACCTCCCTCGTGGAGGGCCTGGCCGTCGCGCGCATCCTCCTCCTCGTCACCCACCGGCCCGGATACCGGCCGCCGTGGATCGAGCGGTCATATGCGACGCAGATCGCCCTCCAGCCGCTCCCGGCCGGAGATAGCCTGACCATCGTCCAGTCGGTCCTTCAGACCAAGCACGTCCCCGAGGCCCTCGCGCAGATCATCGTCCGAAAGGCGGAGGGCAATCCGTTCTTCCTGGAGGAGCTGAGCCGGACCGTCGTCGAGTTCGGAAGCCTCCCGCCGGCGCTCGCGGTCCCCGACACCGTCCAGGAGGTCCTCCTCACGCGGATCGAGCGCCTCCCTGACGAGCCGAAGCGGCTCCTGCAGACGGCCTCCGTGCTCGGGCGCGAGGTGTCGCTGCGGCTCCTCGGAGCGATCTGGCAGAGCCCGCCGCCGCTGGAGGGGCCGCTCCGAGAGCTGACCCGGCTCGAGTTCCTGTACGAGCAGGACGGCGGCAAGGACCCCGTCTACGTCTTCAAGCACGCGCTCACGCGCGAGGTGGCGCGCGACAGCGTCCCGATCTCGCATCGGCTGGCCCTCCACGCGGCGGCCGGCCGGGCCCTGGAGACCCTGTACGCCGACCGGCTCGAGGAGGCCTCCGACCGGCTCGCGTACCACTACTCGAAAGCCAAGCAGGCCGACAAGGCGATCGCCTACCTCACGCGCTTTGCCGAGAAGGCGGCCCGGAGCTATGCCCACGTCGAGGCCGCCGCCGCGCTGACCGAAGGCCTGGCCCACGTCGATCGGCTGCCGGCGGAGACGCGGGACCGGACCGTCCTCGACCTCGCCCTGCGTCTGGCCCACTCGCTCTCGTTCCTGGGCCGTTTCCGCGAGATCCGGGACCTCCTGCTCGGCGAGCAGGGCCGGCTGGCCCGGCTCGAGGCTCCGGCTCTGGCTGGCCCGTATCATTTCTGGTTAGCCCACACCTACAGCCACCTCGGCGATCACGAGCGAGCGTCGCAGAGCGCCGAGCGCGCCCTCGAAGCCGCGGGACGCGCCGGCGATCCGGCGACGATGGGGCGCGCCTACGTCGTCCTGGCCCAGGAGAGCTACTGGTCCGGCCAGCCACTGCGGGGGGTCGAGCTCGGTGGGCGGGCGGCCGCGCTGCTCGAAGAGGCGGGGGACCGATGGTGGCTCGGCCTGGCCCACTGGGTGGTGGGGATCAACTACGTCATCATCGGAGACTTCGAGCAGGCGCTCGACGCCGAGACCCGCGCCCTCGCCATTGGCGACGCCATCGGCGATCCGCGGATCCAGAGCTACGCCACCTGGAGCACCGGCTGGATCCACGCCCTGACAGGCGAGTGGGAAGCCGGGATCGAGGCGTGCAACCGCGGGCTCGGGCGCTCTCCGGACCCGGTCAGCACGGCGGTCGCCCTCGGCCATCTCGGGTACATCTACCTGGAGAAGGGCGATCCCGCCGAGGCCATCCCCTTGCTCGAGCAGGCAGTCGCGGAGATGAGCCGATTCCAGTTTCGGCGGCTCGAGGGTCGCTTCACCACGTTCCTCGGCGAAGCCTACCTGCTGAACGGGGAGCTCGCGAAAGCGCGGGAGCTCGTACAGCGGGGGCTCGAGATCACCCGGCAGGCCCGCTACTGGTACGGGCTCGGCTGGGCTCAGCAAGTCCTGGGGCGGATCGCCCGTGCCGGTGGGCAGCTCACGGAGGCCGAGGCGCAGCTCACCGAGGCGCTCCAGACCTTCGCGACGATTCAGGCGCGCTTCATGACGGCCCGGACCCACCTGGCGCTGGCCGAGCTCGCCCACGCCCGCGGGAACTCCGAGGCCGCCGCCACCTATCTCCGGGGCGCGTACTCGGCGTTCCGAAGCCTGCGGGTCGGGCGGTACGTCGACCGCGCGGCCGCGCTCGCGCGCGAGCTCGCCATCGCGCTCCCCGACTGATCCCAGGAGGCCTCATGGCGATCCCGGCTCGACTGACCGGTCCTTCCAGCCGTGGTCGGCCCTGACAGTGAGGGCCTCACCCGCGGGGGTGACGCGAGGCGGCCCCGGCATGCCGGAGCCGCCCCGCGACCCTCCGGTCGGGGTCAATTGCAGGGTTTGTGAAGCTGAATGTTCCCGCCAGCCAAGGTGCCGCCGGCACCATAGCCATTGCTCAAGCTGATCACAAAGGTGTCGGAGTCGCGGCCCGGCTCGCGGTTATCCGCCACATCGACGGTATAGATGTAGCCGGCTACCCCGTTGACCTCGGCCTTTCCCGTGAACTGCCGGCTGGTGGCCCCGGTCGCCGAGTAGGCGGTGATGCTGGTCGCCTTCAGCTTCATCCCCGTGTTGTGATCGATGTAGGTCAGGTGGACCTCCGGCACCGTCGCGCCGTCCTTGAACCCGGCGTTGAAGCCGAAATTGGCCCGGCTGCTCGCCACGGTCACCCACCCGCCGCCGGTGACGAAGTCGTGGCACGGGCCCGAGGTGACCGGCGGCACGCAGTTGATATCACTCTTGGCGCTCGACAGGATCACCTCCGCGACACCCGGCACAATGAGATGGATGGCATTGACGCGGATTTCCCGATAGGTCCCGTTCACCGTCGTCGTTTGCTCGTTGATGATGAGCGTCGCCACTCCCGGTATCGTGACGGCGTAGTTGGCGGGAAAGCCCCCGGGGGGCACCTCGATCGTCTGGCCTCCGAAGGTGACCTCGGCGACTTCGGTCTCGCCTCGGACGCCCTCACACGTCGCCTCTGCCTCGGCTCGGACGAAGGAGGCCGTCAGCTGGGCCGGATGCCCGGGCAGCACGACGACGTTGGCCAGCGATGCCGAGCTGCTGGCCTTGCCACTCGCGCCGCTCGTTGAAGCCACCAGGACCTCGGCTCTCAGGACGCCGTCCAGCGTCGCCAGATTGAGGTCCCGGGTATCCAAGAGCGAGTCGGAGCGGAACCCGCCGCTGGGAGGGAGCTCACCGGTGTCGGAAATGAACAAGGGACCGGTGAGGCCGGTGTTGACGAAGGCCGCGAAGGCCCGGCCGCTAAAGGTCGTCGTCGCCTGGGCCGGAGCAGCCCAAGCGAGCCCCGCGAACAGCACGAGCAGTGCCGCGCAGGCGTGTCTCAAGTACCGCGCGCTGAGGTTCATGGCAATGTACCTCCTTGGGGCGAGGACTTTGACGAGCGGTCACGGCAACGACGGGCGATCACCGCAAACGACCGGCCGCTCGCGGCTCGGGACATGGATCGGGACGTAACATGGCGTCAAGGCAGGAGGTGCGAGGAAGCCGCCTCATCGCCCCTGGATGAGACGGCGCCGCATTGCCGCGGCACCCTCGAGGGGTTTCGCTCGGTTTTTCCGCCGGTTTCCGGGTGCCGCAGCGCTGCGGCGTTCGCTGGTAGGTTAGCCGACAGTCAGGCCATGCTTCCGCATGAGCCGCTGGAGCGTGGAGCGATAAATCCCCAGCGCCTTCGCCGTCTGGGTCACGTTTGCGCCGTGCTCGCGGAGAGCCTTTTCGAGGAAGTCTCTTTCCAGCCGCTCGAGCGTCTTCTCCTTCCATTCGTGGAACCGGTACCGGTCGTGACGTTCGGCGCCTTTGATGACGGCTTCGGGAAGGTCGTCGGGCATGATGAGCGGCCCTTTGGCGTAGGCGACCGCCCGCTCCACGGCATTCTTCAACTCCCGGACGGTCCCGGGCCAGTCGTACCGGGTCAGGAGCTCCATGGCGGCGCGCGCGATGCCGACGATCTCCTTGCCGTACTGCGCCGCACACGCTTCCCAAAAATGCGTCGCGAGGAGGGGGATGTCCTCCCGCCGTTCCCGTAACGGGGGGACCCGGATCTGGAGCACATCGAGCCGGAAAAAGAGGTCTTCTCGAAACCGTCCCTTTCGCATCTCCTCCTGGATGTCGCGGTTAGTCGCCGCCATGAAGCGAACGTCGGTTGGGATCGGTTGCCTGCCGGCGAGGCGTCGGACCGCGCGCTCCTCCAACGCGCGCAGGAGCTTGGCCTGGAGGTGGGGGCTCAGTTCGCACACCTCGTCGAGGAAGACACTGCCTCCGTCAGCGGTTTCGAGGAGCCCCTTCTTGGACACCTCCGCTCCGGTGAAGGCACCTCGCTCGTAGCCGAACAGCTCCGCTTCGAGCAGGTTCTCGGGAATCGCGGCGCAGTTAATCGCGAGAAAAGGCATGCGTTCACGCCGGCTCTGGTTGTGAATCGCCCGGGCCACCAGTTCCTTCCCGGACCCGCTTTCACCGAGGATCAGAACGTTCGCGTCCACCAGGGCCGCCATCCGAATGTCGGCGAACAGCTTGAGCAGCGCCTTGGCCTGTCCGACCATGCCGCTCAGGCTCAACGATCCGCGGAGCCGGCTTCGCAGGAGGCCATGGGCCTCCTGCGCCTTCCGCTTCTCGAGCGAGTCCGCGACGACCGACAGGAGCTGGGCGGCCGAGAAGGGTTTCAGCAGGTAATCGGAGGCCGTGAACTTCATGGCCGCCACTGCCGTCTCCACCGTTGGAAAGCCCGTGATGAGGATCACGATGGTCTCCGGATCGGCCTCCTTGGCGACCCTGAGGACGTCCAGGCCGCCCATCCTCCCCATCTTCAGGTCCGTGATCACGACGTCGATGAGGGACGTGCGGAGCACTGCCTCGGCACTCGGCCCGGAACCGGCCTTGACCACCTCATAACCGGCCTTCTGGACAATGTCGGCGCAGAGTTCGAGGAAAGAGGGATCGTCGTCGACGACCAGGACGCGCTCCGCCATCAGCGCCCTCCTTGTCGGTCGCGCCTGACCCGGCCCGCGCATCGAGGTACGACCTTGCGACAGTCGAGGGTAGGTAGCACCTATTCTATTACGTTTTGGGCTGGCGGTAGACCCTACAAAACCCCTTCGGACCCCGGGCGTGCGGGGCGCCTCCCGGGAGCTCCGAGCGGGGCGAGCGGGGGCGACGGATGGTACGTTCAAATTGACATGGCGCGGGATCTTGCGCACAGTGGCACGCCAGGGAGAAACGTCATGCGGACACCGGCCCGACTGACGACGGTCGCGGTCATCGGCAACGGCATCATCGGTCACGGCGTGGCCCAGATCTTCGCCGTCGCCGGCACTCCGGTCCGCCTCATCGGACGGCGTCAGCCGAGCCTGGATGGGGCCCTCGAGAAGATCCGGCAGAGCCTCGGCCAGTTCGAGGCGCGGGGGCTCATCGCCCCGGCCGACGCCCGCGCCGCGCTCGGCTGCATCCGGACGGCCACCGCCCTCGACGCCGCCGCCGGCGCCGACCTGGTGATCGAGGCCGTCACCGAAGACCTGCCGCTCAAGCACGCCATCTTCGAGCGACTCGACCGCCTGTGCCCCCCGCCCGCCATTCTCGCCTCCTCCAGCGGCCAGCCGGCGAGCCGCCTGGTCGCTCGCGTCGCGCGGCGCGAGCGGGTCGTGGCGGCCCACTTCTGGAACCCGCCCCAGCTCATCCCGCTGGTCGAGGTCTGCGCCGGGCCCGAGACCGATCCCGCCGTCGTCCCCTGGGTCTGCGACGTGCTCCGGGCGGTGGGAAAGCAGCCGGTCGTCCTCGAGCGCGAGATCGACGGCTTCATCGGGAACCGACTCCAGTTCGCGCTGCTGCGCGAGGCCCTGGCCCTCTGGGCCGCCGGCGTCGCCTCGGCCGAGGCGATCGACCTGGCGGTGAAGACGAGCTTCGGCCGGCGCCTGGCGGTGACCGGCCCGCTGGAGTCGGCCGACGTGGGCGGACTCGACACCATGCACGCCTTCGCGGCCTTTCTGTTCCCGAGCCTCGACACGAGCGCCGAGCCACCCCGACCGATGGGCGACCTCGTCGACCAGGGACACCGGGGCCTCCCGACCGGGCGGGGGATCTACGACTGGTCGACCCGCGACGGCAGGGCCCTGGTGGCGGCGCGGGTCGAGGGCCTCTTCCGCCACCTCGAGCGCGGAGAATAGCCAGATGGCGCTGGACCTCGTGATCCGCGGCGGGCGGGTGGTCACCCCGCAGGGCGTCGGCGAGTGGGACGTCGGGGTGGCCGGGGAGCGCATCGCGGCGGTCGCCGAGGCGGGCACGCTGCCGACCGACCAGGCGCGCGTCCTCGACGCGTCGGGGCTGGTGGTCGTGCCGGGCGGGGTCGAGCCGCACACGCATCTCGCCCACGCGATCCGCACCCAGCCCGACGAGCCGGGGCTGACCCTCGGGCCCGAGGACGACACGCGCGGGATGGCCTGGGGCGGGACCACGACCCACATCGACTTCTGCTTCGTCCGGCCGGGGATGGAGATCGCCGAGGCGATCGAGCTGCGCCGGGCGCGCTGGACGGGGAACTCGTACGTGGACTACGCCTTCCACGTGACGCTCTCCGGCCCCCTGCCGCCCCGCACCTTCGAGCAGATCCCGGAAGCCGTCCAGGCCGGCTATCCGAGCTTCAAGGTCTTCACCACGGACATCCTGCCGCCTCACCCCAAGCGCCCGACCTTTCGCCTGGACTTCGGCCGGATCCAGCTCGCGATGGAGCGGGCGGCCCGGCACGGGGGGCTCATGGTCGTCCACGGCGAGGACGACGAGCTCGTCCAGTTCAACTACGAGCGCTTCCGGGCCGAAGGGCGGATGGACGCGGCGAACATGCACCTCGTGCACACCAAGCTCTCGGAGCTCCTGGCCTTCCGCCGGACGATCGCGCTCGCGCGGACGACGGGCGCCGCGGTGTACTTCGTCCACACCTCGGCCCGCGAGGGAGTCGCCGAGGTCGCCGAGGC belongs to Candidatus Methylomirabilota bacterium and includes:
- a CDS encoding sigma 54-interacting transcriptional regulator: MNPLPELIGESPGIQAVRQTIGRLLQRHSDARRVPPILIQGETGTGKGLLARAIHETGPRKSGPFVDVNCAAIPETLLEAELFGFERGAFTDARNAKPGLFQTAHHGTLFLDEIGLLPEGLQSKLLTVIEERAVRRLGSTRNEPVDVWIITASNEDLAVAIQRGRFREDLYHRLAVLTLWLPPLRDRSEDILRLAEHFLARACADYGLPPKALDADARTRLLTYRWPGNVRELANTMERVALLSEARLVTAETLGLPETSAVEPPRPARTPTTQAADIVERMERERDELLAALVETNWNVSRAAARLSVPRNTVRYRIEKYGLRPGAAPAAPRRRPVAPVPSPPSPVAPAVTAPSAAAPPAPAPAGVRWERRRLALLRAGLDVPPDTDLLPDATRTLEALVEKIESFGGRVEELAPTGIVAAFGLEPVEDAPARAAHAAMAMQKVAERTRRGAAERGALRLGIHAGWFLIGQAAGAAEIDLDAKRDAWAVLQALVAAAPADGVLVSGAAASFLERRFGLVPIGAVAGAQEPAFRLAGLERTEFKPGGWSTRFVGRRHDLELLENRLASVLAGHGQVVGIAGEAGIGKSRLLFEFRQGLAGADIRYLEGQCHSYGSTIPYLPALDVVRSACGITEADTPEAIVEKARSGIHDLGLDPEESAPYLLRLLGVKEGTDRLEVFSPEAVKARTFETLRHMCLSESRRRPLVLTIENLHWIDTTSEELITSLVEGLAVARILLLVTHRPGYRPPWIERSYATQIALQPLPAGDSLTIVQSVLQTKHVPEALAQIIVRKAEGNPFFLEELSRTVVEFGSLPPALAVPDTVQEVLLTRIERLPDEPKRLLQTASVLGREVSLRLLGAIWQSPPPLEGPLRELTRLEFLYEQDGGKDPVYVFKHALTREVARDSVPISHRLALHAAAGRALETLYADRLEEASDRLAYHYSKAKQADKAIAYLTRFAEKAARSYAHVEAAAALTEGLAHVDRLPAETRDRTVLDLALRLAHSLSFLGRFREIRDLLLGEQGRLARLEAPALAGPYHFWLAHTYSHLGDHERASQSAERALEAAGRAGDPATMGRAYVVLAQESYWSGQPLRGVELGGRAAALLEEAGDRWWLGLAHWVVGINYVIIGDFEQALDAETRALAIGDAIGDPRIQSYATWSTGWIHALTGEWEAGIEACNRGLGRSPDPVSTAVALGHLGYIYLEKGDPAEAIPLLEQAVAEMSRFQFRRLEGRFTTFLGEAYLLNGELAKARELVQRGLEITRQARYWYGLGWAQQVLGRIARAGGQLTEAEAQLTEALQTFATIQARFMTARTHLALAELAHARGNSEAAATYLRGAYSAFRSLRVGRYVDRAAALARELAIALPD
- a CDS encoding choice-of-anchor P family protein gives rise to the protein MNLSARYLRHACAALLVLFAGLAWAAPAQATTTFSGRAFAAFVNTGLTGPLFISDTGELPPSGGFRSDSLLDTRDLNLATLDGVLRAEVLVASTSGASGKASSSASLANVVVLPGHPAQLTASFVRAEAEATCEGVRGETEVAEVTFGGQTIEVPPGGFPANYAVTIPGVATLIINEQTTTVNGTYREIRVNAIHLIVPGVAEVILSSAKSDINCVPPVTSGPCHDFVTGGGWVTVASSRANFGFNAGFKDGATVPEVHLTYIDHNTGMKLKATSITAYSATGATSRQFTGKAEVNGVAGYIYTVDVADNREPGRDSDTFVISLSNGYGAGGTLAGGNIQLHKPCN
- a CDS encoding sigma-54 dependent transcriptional regulator; its protein translation is MAERVLVVDDDPSFLELCADIVQKAGYEVVKAGSGPSAEAVLRTSLIDVVITDLKMGRMGGLDVLRVAKEADPETIVILITGFPTVETAVAAMKFTASDYLLKPFSAAQLLSVVADSLEKRKAQEAHGLLRSRLRGSLSLSGMVGQAKALLKLFADIRMAALVDANVLILGESGSGKELVARAIHNQSRRERMPFLAINCAAIPENLLEAELFGYERGAFTGAEVSKKGLLETADGGSVFLDEVCELSPHLQAKLLRALEERAVRRLAGRQPIPTDVRFMAATNRDIQEEMRKGRFREDLFFRLDVLQIRVPPLRERREDIPLLATHFWEACAAQYGKEIVGIARAAMELLTRYDWPGTVRELKNAVERAVAYAKGPLIMPDDLPEAVIKGAERHDRYRFHEWKEKTLERLERDFLEKALREHGANVTQTAKALGIYRSTLQRLMRKHGLTVG
- a CDS encoding 3-hydroxyacyl-CoA dehydrogenase family protein, encoding MRTPARLTTVAVIGNGIIGHGVAQIFAVAGTPVRLIGRRQPSLDGALEKIRQSLGQFEARGLIAPADARAALGCIRTATALDAAAGADLVIEAVTEDLPLKHAIFERLDRLCPPPAILASSSGQPASRLVARVARRERVVAAHFWNPPQLIPLVEVCAGPETDPAVVPWVCDVLRAVGKQPVVLEREIDGFIGNRLQFALLREALALWAAGVASAEAIDLAVKTSFGRRLAVTGPLESADVGGLDTMHAFAAFLFPSLDTSAEPPRPMGDLVDQGHRGLPTGRGIYDWSTRDGRALVAARVEGLFRHLERGE
- a CDS encoding amidohydrolase family protein; this encodes MALDLVIRGGRVVTPQGVGEWDVGVAGERIAAVAEAGTLPTDQARVLDASGLVVVPGGVEPHTHLAHAIRTQPDEPGLTLGPEDDTRGMAWGGTTTHIDFCFVRPGMEIAEAIELRRARWTGNSYVDYAFHVTLSGPLPPRTFEQIPEAVQAGYPSFKVFTTDILPPHPKRPTFRLDFGRIQLAMERAARHGGLMVVHGEDDELVQFNYERFRAEGRMDAANMHLVHTKLSELLAFRRTIALARTTGAAVYFVHTSAREGVAEVAEARAAGRPVYAETLHQYACFDAEHYKAPRGLCAHTYPSLKLPEDREALWRGLVDDGVSTLATDEYPTSLALKLRGRTIEDVTGGNVGAEARLGIAFTEGVVKRGMSLERFAAITATNAARIFGLYPRKGVIAPGSDADLALIDPGVRKTLTRDDFHVTDYSPWEGWEVAGWPVVTVLRGRMLAEHGRLAADPPGGRLVARKIEPAVLERPIC